A window of the Diabrotica undecimpunctata isolate CICGRU chromosome 1, icDiaUnde3, whole genome shotgun sequence genome harbors these coding sequences:
- the LOC140433451 gene encoding uncharacterized protein: MVEGNKKVSMFLTFMGGEAYEVLKDLLVPELPRMKTYQQLKDILVLHYSLKRLIIAERYNFYLSKQEPNEPLRDYAQKLKHLSKYCQFGNFLNEALRDKFVCGLKSDAIRRKLLTESNLTFERALQEAQSMEAVEDQSRFLESDTVLSKLGATNSKNLPKKSAI; the protein is encoded by the coding sequence ATGGTGGAAGGTAATAAAAAAGTTTCGATGTTCCTCACTTTCATGGGAGGGGAAGCGTATGAAGTACTAAAGGATTTGTTAGTACCAGAGTTACCACGGATGAAAACATATCAGCAATTAAAAGATATTCTTGTTCTGCATTATAGTCTAAAACGATTAATTATTGCAGAGAGGTATAACTTTTATTTAAGCAAACAGGAGCCAAATGAACCATTAAGAGATTATGCTCAAAAGTTGAAACACCTTTCCAAGTACTGTCAATTTGGTAACTTCTTAAATGAAGCCTTACGAGATAAATTCGTTTGTGGATTGAAATCAGATGCAATAAGAAGAAAATTACTGACTGAAAGTAATTTAACATTCGAAAGAGCTCTTCAAGAAGCTCAAAGTATGGAGGCGGTAGAAGATCAATCAAGATTTTTGGAGTCAGATACAGTGTTATCAAAGTTGGGTGCAACAAACAGcaaaaatttaccaaaaaaatcggCCATCTGA